The proteins below are encoded in one region of Ochotona princeps isolate mOchPri1 chromosome 24, mOchPri1.hap1, whole genome shotgun sequence:
- the SPNS1 gene encoding protein spinster homolog 1 isoform X2, which translates to MAGSDTAPFLSQADDPDDGPASGTPGLPGSTGTPKAGEPEVPDREGLQRITGLSPARSALIVAVLCYINLLNYMDRFTVAGVLPDIEQFFGIGDSSSGLIQTDQRSRMLSVFYFAIPVGSGLGYIAGSKVKDVAGDWHWALRVTPGLGVVAVLLLFLVVREPPRGAVERHLNSPPLNPTSWWADLRALARNPSFVLSSLGFTAVAFVTGSLALWAPAFLLRSRVVLGETPPCLPGDSCSSSDSLIFGLITCLTGVLGVGLGVEISRRLRRSNPRADPLVCATGLLGSAPFLFLSLASARGSIVATYIFIFVGETLLSMNWAIVADILLYVVIPTRRSTAEAFQIVLSHLLGDAGSPYLIGLISDRLRRSWPPSFLSEFRALQFSLMLCAFVGALGGAAFLGTAMFIEGDRRRAQLHVQGLLPEARPADDRIVVPQRGRSTRVPVSSVLI; encoded by the exons ATGGCCGGGTCCGACACGGCGCCCTTCCTCAGCCAGGCGGATGACCCGGACGACGGGCCTGCGTCTGGCACCCCAGGGCTGCCGGGGTCTACGGGGACGCCGAAAGCTGGGGAGCCCGAGGTCCCTGACCGGGAGGGCTTGCAGCGCATCACGGGCTTGTCCCCAGCGCGCTCGGCTCTCATCGTGGCCGTACTCTGCTACATCAACCTCTTGAACTACATGGACCGCTTCACTGTGGCCG GCGTCCTCCCGGACATCGAGCAGTTCTTCGGCATTGGAGACAGTAGCTCGGGCCTCATCCAGACCG ACCAGCGGAGTCGCATGCTTAGCGTATTCTACTTCGCCATTCCTGTGGGCAG TGGTCTGGGTTACATTGCTGGCTCCAAGGTGAAGGATGTGGCTGGGGACTGGCACTGGGCACTGAGG GTGACACCAGGCCTTGGGGTGGTGGCCGtcctgctgctgttcctggtgGTGCGAGAACCCCCCAGAGGTGCCGTGGAGCGCCATTTAAACTCACCGCCCCTGAACCCCACTTCGTGGTGGGCAGATCTGAGAGCTCTAGCAAGAAA CCCTAGCTTCGTGCTGTCCTCTCTTGGCTTCACAGCCGTGGCCTTTGTCACGGGCTCTCTGGCCCTCTGGGCTCCGGCCTTCCTGCTACGTTCCCGGGTGGTCCTGGGAGAGACCCCACCCTGCCTTCCTGGAGATTCCTGCTCTTCTTCCGACAG CCTCATCTTTGGGCTCATCACCTGCCTCACCGGGGTCCTGGGCGTGGGCCTGGGAGTGGAGATCAGCCGCCGCCTGCGCCGTTCCAACCCGCGGGCTGACCCGCTGGTCTGTGCCACTGGCCTCCTGGGCTCTGCACCCTTCCTCTTCCTGTCCCTCGCCTCTGCCCGTGGGAGCATCGTGGCCACCTAT ATCTTCATCTTCGTCGGAGAGACTCTGCTTTCCATGAACTGGGCCATTGTGGCGGATATCCTGCTG TACGTGGTGATCCCCACGCGACGCTCCACTGCTGAGGCCTTCCAGATTGTGCTGTCCCACCTTCTGGGCGACGCTGGGAGCCCCTACCTCATCGGCCTG ATCTCTGACCGCCTCCGCCGGAGCTGGCCCCCGTCTTTCCTGTCCGAGTTCCGGGCCCTGCAGTTCTCGCTCATGCTCTGTGCCTTTGTTGGGGCGCTAGGCGGGGCAGCCTTCCTGGGCACCGCCATGTTCATCGAGGGTGACCGCCGGCGGGCTCAGCTGCACGTGCAGG GTCTACTGCCTGAGGCGAGGCCAGCGGACGACCGTATCGTGGTGCCACAGCGTGGCCGCTCCACGCGGGTTCCTGTGTCCAGTGTGCTCATCTGA
- the SPNS1 gene encoding protein spinster homolog 1 isoform X1, translating to MAGSDTAPFLSQADDPDDGPASGTPGLPGSTGTPKAGEPEVPDREGLQRITGLSPARSALIVAVLCYINLLNYMDRFTVAGVLPDIEQFFGIGDSSSGLIQTVFISSYMVLAPVFGYLGDRYNRKYLMCGGIAFWSLVTLGSSFIPRERFWLLLLTRGLVGVGEASYSTIAPTLIADLFVADQRSRMLSVFYFAIPVGSGLGYIAGSKVKDVAGDWHWALRVTPGLGVVAVLLLFLVVREPPRGAVERHLNSPPLNPTSWWADLRALARNPSFVLSSLGFTAVAFVTGSLALWAPAFLLRSRVVLGETPPCLPGDSCSSSDSLIFGLITCLTGVLGVGLGVEISRRLRRSNPRADPLVCATGLLGSAPFLFLSLASARGSIVATYIFIFVGETLLSMNWAIVADILLYVVIPTRRSTAEAFQIVLSHLLGDAGSPYLIGLISDRLRRSWPPSFLSEFRALQFSLMLCAFVGALGGAAFLGTAMFIEGDRRRAQLHVQGLLPEARPADDRIVVPQRGRSTRVPVSSVLI from the exons ATGGCCGGGTCCGACACGGCGCCCTTCCTCAGCCAGGCGGATGACCCGGACGACGGGCCTGCGTCTGGCACCCCAGGGCTGCCGGGGTCTACGGGGACGCCGAAAGCTGGGGAGCCCGAGGTCCCTGACCGGGAGGGCTTGCAGCGCATCACGGGCTTGTCCCCAGCGCGCTCGGCTCTCATCGTGGCCGTACTCTGCTACATCAACCTCTTGAACTACATGGACCGCTTCACTGTGGCCG GCGTCCTCCCGGACATCGAGCAGTTCTTCGGCATTGGAGACAGTAGCTCGGGCCTCATCCAGACCG TGTTCATTTCCAGCtacatggtgctggcccctgtgtTTGGCTACCTGGGGGACAGGTACAATCGGAAGTATCTCATGTGCGGAGGCATTGCCTTCTGGTCCCTGGTGACCCTGGGGTCATCCTTCATCCCCAGAGAG CGTTTCTGGCTGCTCCTCCTGACCCGGGGCCTGGTGGGGGTCGGGGAGGCCAGTTACTCCACCATCGCCCCCACGCTCATCGCCGACCTCTTCGTGGCAGACCAGCGGAGTCGCATGCTTAGCGTATTCTACTTCGCCATTCCTGTGGGCAG TGGTCTGGGTTACATTGCTGGCTCCAAGGTGAAGGATGTGGCTGGGGACTGGCACTGGGCACTGAGG GTGACACCAGGCCTTGGGGTGGTGGCCGtcctgctgctgttcctggtgGTGCGAGAACCCCCCAGAGGTGCCGTGGAGCGCCATTTAAACTCACCGCCCCTGAACCCCACTTCGTGGTGGGCAGATCTGAGAGCTCTAGCAAGAAA CCCTAGCTTCGTGCTGTCCTCTCTTGGCTTCACAGCCGTGGCCTTTGTCACGGGCTCTCTGGCCCTCTGGGCTCCGGCCTTCCTGCTACGTTCCCGGGTGGTCCTGGGAGAGACCCCACCCTGCCTTCCTGGAGATTCCTGCTCTTCTTCCGACAG CCTCATCTTTGGGCTCATCACCTGCCTCACCGGGGTCCTGGGCGTGGGCCTGGGAGTGGAGATCAGCCGCCGCCTGCGCCGTTCCAACCCGCGGGCTGACCCGCTGGTCTGTGCCACTGGCCTCCTGGGCTCTGCACCCTTCCTCTTCCTGTCCCTCGCCTCTGCCCGTGGGAGCATCGTGGCCACCTAT ATCTTCATCTTCGTCGGAGAGACTCTGCTTTCCATGAACTGGGCCATTGTGGCGGATATCCTGCTG TACGTGGTGATCCCCACGCGACGCTCCACTGCTGAGGCCTTCCAGATTGTGCTGTCCCACCTTCTGGGCGACGCTGGGAGCCCCTACCTCATCGGCCTG ATCTCTGACCGCCTCCGCCGGAGCTGGCCCCCGTCTTTCCTGTCCGAGTTCCGGGCCCTGCAGTTCTCGCTCATGCTCTGTGCCTTTGTTGGGGCGCTAGGCGGGGCAGCCTTCCTGGGCACCGCCATGTTCATCGAGGGTGACCGCCGGCGGGCTCAGCTGCACGTGCAGG GTCTACTGCCTGAGGCGAGGCCAGCGGACGACCGTATCGTGGTGCCACAGCGTGGCCGCTCCACGCGGGTTCCTGTGTCCAGTGTGCTCATCTGA